A section of the Malania oleifera isolate guangnan ecotype guangnan chromosome 2, ASM2987363v1, whole genome shotgun sequence genome encodes:
- the LOC131149119 gene encoding uncharacterized protein LOC131149119 has translation MGNFRNFTIKSRDQEAPKKNPCPRMPDRRTHYCKWHWQRCVSQWEKNFCLRVGLIPWKKVLESKKLIPYFEKIANWKDSGAEEAFRNAKARYWAQINGLPCPCQVSGPDPDIYIDEINWGSEIVDFELLSSLGKAIDEHEDEEEEEEEEEKFEADKYSHLLLDQKIEPTGWDDVYDFAGPPVLTGLVIGED, from the exons ATGGGAAACTTCAGAAACTTTACAATCAAGAGTCGTGATCAAGAAGCTCCAAAGAAAAATCCTTGCCCACGAATGCCAGACAGAAGAACTCATTACT GTAAGTGGCACTGGCAGCGCTGCGTGTCTCAATGGGAAAAGAATTTCTGCTTGCGGGTGGGTTTAATTCCCTGGAAAAAGGTTTTGGAATCCAAGAAACTTATACCCTACTTTGAAAAAATTGCAAATTGGAAAGACTCCGGCGCAGAGGAGGCATTCCGAAATGCAAAAGCCAGATATTGGGCACAGATCAATGGTCTCCCCTGCCCCTGCCAAGTTTCCGGGCCAGACCCAGACATCTACATTGATGAAATCAACTGGGGTTCGGAAATAGTCGATTTCGAGCTGTTATCGAGTCTGGGAAAGGCGATCGATGAGCacgaagacgaagaagaagaagaagaagaagaagaaaagttcgAAGCGGATAAATATTCCCACCTCTTGCTTGATCAGAAAATTGAGCCTACAGGGTGGGATGACGTTTATGATTTCGCAGGACCTCCGGTACTAACTGGTCTTGTCATCGGAGAGGATTAG
- the LOC131149178 gene encoding uncharacterized protein LOC131149178, producing MGNFRNFTIKSRDQEAPKKNPCPRMPDRRTHYCKWHWQRCVSQWEKNFCLRVGLIPWKKVLESKKLITYFEKIANWKDSGAEEAFRNAKTRYWAQINGHPCPCQISVPDPDIYIDEINWDSEIVDFELLSSLGKAIDEHEDEEEEEKFEADKYSHLLLDQKIEPTGWDDVYDFAGPPVLTGLVVGED from the exons ATGGGAAACTTCAGAAACTTTACAATCAAGAGTCGTGATCAAGAAGCTCCAAAGAAAAATCCTTGCCCACGAATGCCAGACAGAAGAACTCATTACT GTAAGTGGCACTGGCAGCGCTGCGTGTCTCAATGGGAAAAGAATTTCTGCTTGCGGGTGGGTTTAATTCCCTGGAAAAAGGTTTTGGAATCCAAGAAACTTATAACCTACTTTGAAAAAATCGCAAATTGGAAAGACTCCGGCGCAGAGGAGGCATTCCGAAATGCAAAAACCAGATATTGGGCACAGATCAATGGTCACCCCTGTCCCTGCCAAATTTCCGTGCCAGACCCAGACATCTACATTGATGAAATCAACTGGGATTCGGAAATAGTCGATTTCGAGCTGTTATCGAGTCTGGGAAAGGCGATCGATGAGCacgaagacgaagaagaagaagaaaagttcgAAGCGGATAAATATTCCCACCTCTTGCTTGATCAGAAAATTGAGCCTACAGGGTGGGATGATGTTTATGATTTCGCAGGACCTCCGGTACTAACTGGTCTCGTCGTCGGAGAGGATTAG